The following coding sequences are from one Nilaparvata lugens isolate BPH chromosome 6, ASM1435652v1, whole genome shotgun sequence window:
- the LOC120351793 gene encoding AP-1 complex subunit mu-1-like: MSMSAIYILDVKGKVLISRNYRGDVDFNVIDNFMPLLIEKEEEGYCTPVIHTESCTFSYVKHNNLYIVSTTRKNCNIALVFVFIYRMIKVMETYFKEMEEESIKDNFIVIYELMDELVDFGYPQTTEGKILQEFITQESHALESQQPRIPVAVTNVVSWRSEGIKYKRNEVYLDVEECVNLLTNTKGSVLQNEVIGSMRMKSYLSGMPDLRLGLNDKVVFESSRKTKSKLVELEDVKFHQCVRLSKFENKRQISFIPPDGEFELLSYRISTHFKPLICVEPIINVHPSSRIEYIIKIKTQFKRRSVAKSVEVSIPVPADVDSPKFSTVVGNVKYCPEDNALVWFIKSLPGAKEYLMMAHFNLPSIRAEEADSKPPIQVKFQIPYFTVSGIQVQYLKIIEKSGYEVLPCVRYTTKNGDYQIRIK, translated from the coding sequence ATGTCTATGAGTGCTATTTACATTTTGGATGTCAAAGGAAAGGTCCTGATATCTCGAAACTACCGCGGTGATGTAGACTTCAATGTAATTGACAATTTCATGCctttattgattgaaaaagaagaggaaggctACTGTACCCCCGTGATCCACACCGAATCATGTACATTCTCCTATGTAAAACACAACAACCTCTACATTGTGTCCACCACTAGAAAAAACTGTAACATCGCCCTAGTATTCGTGTTCATCTACAGAATGATCAAAGTTATGGAGACCTATTTTAAGGAGATGGAAGAGGAAAGTATTAAGGACAATTTCATTGTGATTTATGAACTTATGGACGAGTTGGTCGACTTTGGATACCCACAAACAACCGAGGGTAAGATACTGCAAGAGTTTATCACACAGGAAAGTCACGCCCTAGAATCTCAACAACCTAGAATTCCAGTCGCGGTCACAAACGTGGTTTCCTGGCGGTCTGAAGGCATCAAATACAAACGAAACGAAGTCTATTTAGACGTGGAGGAGTGTGTAAATCTGTTGACAAACACTAAAGGGTCAGTTCTACAAAATGAGGTAATTGGTTCTATGCGTATGAAATCCTACCTCTCAGGTATGCCTGATTTGCGTCTAGGTTTAAACGACAAGGTTGTCTTTGAATCCTCAAGAAAAACTAAATCCAAACTTGTAGAGTTAGAGGACGTTAAGTTCCACCAGTGTGTTCGTTTGTCGAAGTTTGAAAATAAGCGACAAATCTCTTTCATACCACCTGATGGGGAGTTTGAGCTGTTGTCATATCGCATCAGCACACATTTCAAGCCTCTAATCTGTGTAGAACCTATCATAAACGTCCACCCATCCTCTCGAATCGAGTATATCATCAAAATCAAAACTCAGTTCAAACGGAGGTCGGTAGCGAAAAGTGTAGAAGTTTCGATCCCTGTTCCTGCCGATGTTGACTCTCCGAAATTTTCGACAGTTGTCGGCAACGTCAAGTATTGCCCTGAAGATAACGCCCTAGTCTGGTTTATCAAGTCCCTCCCAGGTGCTAAAGAGTACCTCATGATGGCCCATTTCAACCTGCCCAGTATACGCGCTGAAGAAGCAGACAGTAAACCGCCAATTCAGGTCAAGTTTCAGATACCTTACTTCACGGTTTCAGGTATTCAGGTGCAGTACCTGAAAATTATCGAGAAATCAGGTTATGAAGTACTGCCTTGTGTGCGGTATACCACTAAAAATGGAGATTACCAAATTAGAATTAAatga